The following coding sequences are from one Argopecten irradians isolate NY unplaced genomic scaffold, Ai_NY scaffold_0575, whole genome shotgun sequence window:
- the LOC138313065 gene encoding uncharacterized protein: protein MSTDEFRHQNRGYFQPGAAALEHGENTPKENEEETQPKHGSQSANSSLQRTENDHFVSLNHVTDKKHLMPTNYAEIDKHRLKDSEDDKGGANYMGDEKVSPHYLDMEKKSDFVDKDAYKDEAYESVDPSNYNNAAKDSKDNSIASNYSQDSSGKS from the coding sequence ATGTCAACTGACGAGTTCAGACATCAGAACCGTGGCTATTTTCAGCCAGGTGCTGCAGCTTTGGAGCATGGTGAAAACACACCAAAGGAAAATGAGGAGGAAACTCAGCCAAAGCATGGCAGCCAATCGGCAAACTCCTCACTACAGAGGACAGAAAACGACCATTTTGTATCGTTAAATCATGTGACAGATAAGAAGCACTTGATGCCTACAAATTACGCGGAGATAGACAAACATAGACTGAAAGATTCTGAGGATGACAAGGGCGGGGCTAATTATATGGGTGATGAAAAAGTCTCACCACATTATTTGGACATGGAGAAAAAGTCTGATTTTGTGGATAAAGATGCCTACAAAGATGAGGCGTATGAAAGTGTTGATCCGTCTAATTATAATAATGCTGCGAAGGACTCAAAAGACAATTCTATAGCTTCAAATTACTCCCAGGATTCGTCGGGGAAGAGCTGA